The following are from one region of the Balaenoptera acutorostrata chromosome 18, mBalAcu1.1, whole genome shotgun sequence genome:
- the LOC103020990 gene encoding metallothionein-1E produces the protein MDPKCSCPTGGSCSCAGSCTCKACRCTSCKKSCCSCCPVGCAKCAQGCICKGASDKCSCCA, from the coding sequence ATGGATCCCAAGTGCTCCTGCCCCACTGGCGGCTCCTGCAGCTGTGCTGGCTCCTGCACCTGCAAAGCCTGCAGATGCACCTCCTGCAAGAAGagctgctgctcctgctgccccGTGGGCTGTGCCAAGTGTGCCCAGGGCTGCATCTGCAAAGGGGCCTCGGACAAGTGCAGCTGCTGTGCCTGA